A stretch of Elusimicrobiota bacterium DNA encodes these proteins:
- a CDS encoding glycosyltransferase family 2 protein has product MPAPTVSIVTPAYNAAPFIEETIASVRAQTFPDWEMWVVDDRSKDDTAARVSAIAARDPRVRLIRQPRNGGPALARDAAVQAARGRYVAFLDSDDTWLPAKLEKQLAFMAANEAAVSFTSFRRVDRDGTRVGDPVAIPRRLNYRQLLSNTALATSTVIVDRTRTGPFRMTPTYYDDFALWLDLLKRGVDAQGFSEDLMRYRVVGQSVSRNKFRSALWVWRTYRGVEKLSWPTAVVCFVQYALRALWKYRRF; this is encoded by the coding sequence ATGCCGGCCCCGACCGTTTCCATCGTCACCCCGGCGTACAACGCCGCTCCCTTCATCGAAGAAACCATCGCCTCGGTTCGGGCTCAAACGTTCCCGGATTGGGAGATGTGGGTCGTGGACGACCGCTCCAAAGACGACACGGCCGCCCGGGTGTCGGCGATCGCGGCCCGGGATCCGCGGGTGCGGTTGATTCGGCAACCCCGAAATGGCGGTCCCGCCCTGGCCCGGGACGCGGCGGTTCAAGCCGCCCGGGGACGCTACGTGGCCTTCCTGGACAGCGACGACACCTGGTTGCCCGCCAAACTCGAAAAACAGCTCGCGTTCATGGCGGCCAACGAGGCCGCCGTGTCCTTTACGTCGTTTCGCCGGGTCGATCGCGACGGGACGCGCGTGGGCGACCCGGTGGCCATTCCCCGGCGCCTCAATTACCGGCAGCTCCTTTCCAACACGGCGCTCGCCACCTCGACGGTGATCGTCGACCGGACCCGCACGGGGCCCTTTCGAATGACGCCGACCTATTACGACGATTTCGCCCTGTGGCTCGATTTATTGAAACGGGGGGTGGACGCGCAGGGTTTCTCCGAGGACCTGATGCGCTATCGGGTGGTCGGGCAATCGGTTTCCCGCAATAAATTTCGATCCGCGTTGTGGGTGTGGCGCACCTACCGGGGGGTGGAGAAATTGTCCTGGCCCACGGCGGTGGTCTGTTTTGTCCAATACGCCCTGCGGGCCCTTTGGAAATACCGGCGGTTTTGA
- the pseB gene encoding UDP-N-acetylglucosamine 4,6-dehydratase (inverting), protein MFNDKSILITGGTGSFGRRYVKTILARFKPKRLVVYSRDELKQYEMQQEVSSPALRYFIGDVRDGERLRQAMRGIDFVIHAAALKQVPAAEYNPMECIKTNVHGAENVIAAALENEVGKVIALSTDKAASPVNLYGATKLVSDKLFVAANNIAGGHRTCFSVVRYGNVVGSRGSVVPFFRRLLAEGKTELPVTDPRMTRFWITLQQGVDFVLKNFERMHGGEIFVPKIPSVRITDLMRAMAPRATANVIGIRPGEKLHEVMCPGDDSHLTLEFPDHYVIRPSIVFHHAVDYVRNSLGEKGQPVPEGFEYNSATNPRFLNDEEIRSMNEAGA, encoded by the coding sequence ATGTTCAACGACAAATCGATTTTAATCACGGGCGGCACCGGATCCTTCGGTCGTCGTTACGTTAAAACCATCCTGGCCCGGTTCAAGCCGAAGCGCCTCGTGGTCTATTCCCGGGACGAGCTCAAGCAGTACGAGATGCAGCAGGAAGTGTCGTCCCCCGCCCTTCGGTATTTTATCGGGGACGTGCGGGATGGGGAGCGCCTGCGCCAGGCCATGCGGGGGATCGACTTCGTGATCCACGCCGCCGCGCTAAAACAAGTGCCCGCCGCCGAATACAACCCCATGGAGTGCATCAAAACCAACGTGCACGGCGCCGAGAACGTCATCGCCGCGGCGTTGGAGAACGAAGTGGGAAAAGTGATCGCGCTGTCCACCGACAAGGCGGCCAGCCCGGTGAACCTTTACGGCGCGACCAAATTGGTCTCGGACAAGCTTTTTGTCGCCGCCAACAACATCGCGGGAGGCCACCGGACTTGTTTTTCGGTCGTGCGCTACGGGAACGTGGTGGGGTCCCGGGGATCCGTGGTGCCTTTTTTCCGCCGGTTGTTGGCGGAAGGCAAAACGGAATTGCCGGTGACCGACCCGCGGATGACGCGTTTTTGGATCACGCTTCAACAAGGGGTGGATTTTGTTCTTAAGAATTTCGAACGGATGCACGGCGGGGAAATCTTCGTCCCCAAAATCCCCTCCGTCCGAATCACCGATTTGATGCGGGCCATGGCCCCCCGCGCGACGGCCAACGTCATCGGTATTCGGCCCGGCGAAAAACTTCACGAGGTCATGTGCCCCGGGGACGATTCCCATTTGACCCTGGAATTTCCCGATCATTACGTTATTCGCCCCTCCATCGTTTTCCATCACGCCGTGGATTACGTCCGGAACTCGCTCGGCGAAAAGGGGCAGCCGGTGCCCGAGGGGTTTGAATACAATTCGGCCACCAACCCCCGGTTTTTGAACGACGAGGAGATACGGTCGATGAACGAGGCCGGGGCCTGA
- a CDS encoding polysaccharide biosynthesis protein, translated as MNFKKILVFVHDVAASAVAWYVAFLLRFNFSVPPANVESLLWSMAIVVPLQGLVFWWYGLYRSLWRFASLPDLRRIVVAVFVSAGASATALFLYRRLDQVPRSVLVLDPILLVFVMGASRFLYRSWKDGHLIPFRKLATTPVLVLGAGRVASMLLRELAQDGQWRVVGLMDDDVTKKGRLLSGVPVLGPISELERHARERGVQQVILAIPSASPARRRALVETAAGLGLTVLTVPTLDDLLTGRISVSRVRRVELEDLLGRGRVKLNDAGLHELLTDRTVLVTGAGGSIGSELCRQIARFSPRLLVLYEANEYALYQVEQEFGERFPGTPVAALAGDVRDAGRLEEVFQRHRPDVVFHAAAYKHVPLMENDNCWEAVRNNVLGTYRIARASIQSGVRKFVLISSDKAVNPTNVMGATKRMAEMVCQGLQTPGSGTRFVVVRFGNVLGSTGSVIPKFRDQIAKGGPVTVTDPDMTRFFMLIPEAAQLVLQAGFMAQGGEICVLEMGSPVRILDLARDMIRLSGFNHDEIKIVFTGLRPGEKLFEELLADQEHTLPTPHPKVRVAQARAVPAGWLDYVVGWVDSDARVADAEVKAEMKRLVPEYAPPSMAPTAVPAPRPAAR; from the coding sequence ATGAATTTCAAAAAAATCCTCGTCTTTGTTCACGACGTGGCGGCGTCGGCCGTTGCCTGGTATGTGGCGTTCCTCCTTCGGTTCAATTTTTCCGTTCCGCCGGCCAACGTGGAAAGTTTGCTCTGGTCGATGGCCATTGTTGTTCCCCTTCAAGGCCTTGTTTTCTGGTGGTATGGACTCTACCGGAGCCTCTGGCGGTTCGCCAGCTTGCCGGATCTTCGGCGCATCGTCGTGGCCGTCTTCGTTTCCGCCGGGGCATCGGCCACCGCTTTGTTTCTCTACCGCCGGCTGGACCAAGTTCCCCGCTCCGTTCTGGTTCTCGACCCCATTCTCCTGGTGTTCGTCATGGGCGCCAGTCGGTTCCTCTACCGATCGTGGAAGGACGGGCATTTGATCCCCTTCCGCAAACTGGCCACCACCCCGGTGTTGGTTTTGGGCGCGGGTCGCGTGGCGTCCATGTTGTTGCGCGAATTGGCCCAGGACGGCCAGTGGCGGGTGGTCGGACTGATGGACGACGACGTCACCAAGAAGGGGCGTTTGCTTTCCGGCGTTCCCGTGTTGGGCCCCATCTCCGAATTGGAACGGCACGCCCGGGAACGCGGGGTGCAACAAGTGATCTTGGCCATTCCCTCGGCGTCGCCCGCCCGTCGGCGGGCCCTGGTGGAAACGGCGGCGGGCCTCGGGCTGACGGTCCTCACCGTGCCGACGCTGGACGATTTGCTCACGGGGCGCATTTCGGTGTCCCGCGTTCGCCGGGTCGAATTGGAAGATTTGCTGGGCCGCGGACGGGTCAAATTAAACGACGCCGGGCTCCACGAATTGCTGACCGATCGCACGGTGTTGGTGACCGGCGCGGGCGGGTCCATCGGGTCCGAACTGTGCCGCCAGATCGCCCGTTTTTCGCCGCGCTTGCTGGTGCTTTACGAAGCGAACGAATACGCGCTCTACCAAGTCGAGCAGGAGTTCGGGGAACGGTTCCCGGGAACTCCCGTGGCCGCGTTGGCGGGCGACGTCCGGGACGCCGGCCGATTGGAGGAGGTGTTCCAACGCCACCGGCCCGACGTCGTCTTTCACGCGGCGGCCTACAAACACGTGCCGCTCATGGAAAACGACAATTGCTGGGAAGCCGTTCGGAACAACGTGCTGGGCACCTATCGGATCGCGCGCGCGTCGATCCAATCGGGCGTTCGGAAATTCGTTTTGATTTCGTCCGATAAGGCCGTCAACCCCACCAACGTCATGGGGGCCACCAAACGGATGGCCGAAATGGTCTGCCAAGGACTGCAAACCCCCGGGAGCGGAACGCGGTTTGTGGTCGTCCGTTTCGGGAACGTTCTCGGCAGCACCGGCAGCGTCATCCCCAAATTTCGGGACCAAATCGCCAAGGGCGGTCCCGTCACCGTCACCGACCCGGACATGACCCGCTTCTTCATGTTGATTCCGGAGGCCGCTCAGTTGGTTCTCCAAGCCGGGTTCATGGCCCAGGGCGGTGAAATTTGCGTATTGGAGATGGGATCGCCGGTCCGCATTCTGGATTTGGCCCGGGACATGATCCGGCTTTCGGGGTTCAACCACGATGAGATTAAAATCGTTTTTACCGGTCTTCGTCCCGGTGAAAAATTGTTTGAGGAGCTTTTAGCGGACCAGGAACATACGTTGCCCACGCCCCACCCCAAGGTGCGCGTGGCCCAGGCCCGGGCCGTGCCGGCCGGTTGGTTGGATTACGTCGTGGGTTGGGTGGATTCCGACGCGCGGGTGGCCGACGCGGAGGTCAAAGCCGAAATGAAGCGGCTGGTGCCGGAATACGCGCCCCCTTCCATGGCTCCGACCGCGGTTCCCGCTCCCCGGCCCGCCGCCCGCTGA
- a CDS encoding capsule biosynthesis protein yields MTSAPPSPPLLITTLAEYQTAFWLPVGQFLRERGVDVHFLSFDDRSHERLTAAGLPSVNAFDAARAAGSAATAASFEEWTHRLGVADPNLWMSHERVAFGLRDGGELRRKFCAAAAAAEAALGPLCAGGRFPVVVQELGGFLSVVGTFFAARARGLDHYFIEPSFFKGRFLFLKNTYAAKKLSANPTVDLHPEVRRVLEKTRASQSLVIPVKDKHHYAAPERKIFNARNVKRLLQKWWDQRSGKRQEFGYLGAHVAGHLRMVVNGWRLKGSYTSLESLGRFLYYPLHVPGDVALTLRAPEYFDQLALIDYVARTAPASHRVAFKEHPAMIGALDAGRIRALLRRHDNVALLPPQTNNYEVLKAADAVITVNSKSGAEALLLGKPVFVLGDAFYRFAPSVRRVDHLSQLPGALRAFVQSPGTAPDARAVERFFQEVWDATWPGELYQPTPDAAQRFADSLRQALSTNDRTAVIPA; encoded by the coding sequence ATGACCTCCGCCCCCCCTTCGCCTCCTTTGTTGATTACCACCCTCGCCGAATATCAAACGGCTTTTTGGCTGCCCGTCGGCCAGTTTCTGCGCGAGCGGGGGGTGGACGTCCATTTCCTTTCCTTCGACGATCGGAGCCACGAACGGTTGACCGCGGCGGGTCTCCCGTCGGTGAACGCCTTCGACGCGGCCCGCGCGGCCGGTTCCGCCGCGACGGCGGCGTCTTTTGAGGAATGGACGCATCGCCTGGGGGTGGCCGATCCGAATTTGTGGATGAGCCACGAACGGGTGGCTTTCGGGCTTCGGGACGGCGGGGAATTGCGCCGTAAATTTTGCGCCGCGGCCGCGGCCGCCGAAGCGGCCCTGGGGCCCTTGTGCGCCGGCGGCCGCTTCCCCGTGGTCGTTCAGGAATTGGGGGGGTTTTTGTCCGTCGTCGGGACCTTTTTTGCGGCCCGGGCGCGCGGGTTGGATCATTATTTTATTGAGCCGTCTTTTTTCAAGGGCCGTTTCCTTTTCCTCAAGAACACCTACGCGGCCAAGAAATTGAGCGCCAACCCCACGGTCGACCTTCATCCCGAGGTCCGTCGGGTTCTGGAAAAAACCCGAGCCAGCCAGTCGTTGGTGATTCCGGTCAAAGACAAGCACCATTACGCCGCCCCCGAGCGGAAAATATTCAACGCGCGCAACGTCAAACGGCTCCTGCAAAAATGGTGGGATCAACGATCGGGGAAACGCCAGGAATTCGGTTATTTGGGGGCCCACGTCGCGGGCCACCTGCGCATGGTCGTCAACGGGTGGCGTTTGAAGGGATCGTACACGTCCCTGGAATCCCTGGGCCGTTTTCTTTATTACCCCCTGCACGTGCCCGGCGATGTGGCGCTGACCTTGAGGGCCCCGGAATATTTTGATCAGCTGGCCTTGATCGACTATGTGGCCCGAACCGCGCCCGCGTCCCACCGGGTGGCGTTCAAAGAACACCCGGCCATGATCGGCGCCTTGGACGCCGGACGAATTCGCGCGCTCCTGCGTCGGCACGACAACGTGGCCCTTCTGCCGCCGCAAACGAACAACTACGAGGTGCTGAAGGCGGCCGACGCGGTCATCACGGTGAATTCCAAGTCGGGCGCGGAGGCCCTGTTGTTGGGAAAGCCGGTGTTCGTTTTGGGCGACGCGTTTTACCGTTTCGCCCCGTCGGTCCGCCGCGTGGACCACCTTTCCCAATTGCCGGGGGCCCTCCGGGCGTTTGTTCAGTCCCCGGGGACCGCTCCGGACGCCCGCGCCGTGGAACGTTTTTTTCAAGAGGTCTGGGACGCCACCTGGCCGGGAGAGCTCTACCAACCGACTCCCGACGCCGCCCAGCGGTTCGCCGATTCCCTTCGACAGGCGCTGTCCACGAACGACCGGACCGCCGTTATCCCCGCGTGA
- a CDS encoding N-acetylneuraminate synthase family protein, whose product MIIERNVAKYVIFSDDSLVNALRRISENKAGFVFALTETGIVEGVLTDGDVRRWLVAQKNIDMDAPVSTVANRQFVSAPESDTADKIEERLTDRIRYVPVLDRQGRLVGVASRKAAEVRLGDFVIADDSPTFVIAEIGNNHNGRMDLALRLVDEAVAAGANCAKFQLRSMDTLYRKNGKGAGEDLGAEYTLDLLAKFQLDVDSLFKVFDHCKKKGILPLCTPWDRESLKALERYGMLGYKVASADLTNHDLMEALAATRKPLLCSTGMSSESEIVDAVRLLKSRGVPFALLHCNSTYPAPFKDINLNYLDRLHRLGDCPVGYSGHERGYSVVLAAVAKGARVVEKHFTLDRDMEGNDHRVSLLPDEFKRMVEGLREIEQSFGGSEPRKVTQGEMMNREVLAKSLVINRALRKGESITADMIEVRSPGRGLAPYRKTELVGRAARRDFTAGDFFYPTDVEAPAAEPRSYRFRRPFGIPIRYHDLNEMAGRSNFDLMEFHLSYKDLDLDPSKFLSTEGYDLNLVVHSPELFAGDHLMDLSSANADYRRRSEQELQRVIDVTRRLKPSFKKAQRPLIIINAGGFTLDAPLSVAARAPLYDRIAESLSRLDAKGVEIIPQTMPPFPWHFGGQRYHNLFMDAGDIVAFCKKHGVRVCLDVSHSKLACTHAKASFQEFLDAVGPHTAHLHIVDAQGVDGEGLQIGEGEVDFRAMGAALDRSAPGVGFIPEIWQGHKNGGAGFWTALERLENHF is encoded by the coding sequence GTGATCATCGAACGCAACGTCGCCAAATACGTCATCTTTTCGGACGATTCGCTCGTCAACGCCCTTCGGCGCATCAGCGAAAATAAAGCGGGCTTCGTTTTCGCCCTCACGGAAACGGGCATCGTCGAAGGGGTTTTGACCGACGGCGACGTTCGCCGCTGGCTGGTGGCCCAAAAGAACATCGACATGGACGCCCCCGTGTCGACCGTGGCCAACCGGCAATTCGTGTCCGCGCCGGAATCGGACACCGCCGACAAAATCGAGGAACGCCTCACCGACCGGATCCGGTACGTGCCGGTGCTGGACCGCCAGGGGCGCCTCGTGGGCGTGGCCAGCCGGAAGGCCGCCGAAGTGCGCCTCGGGGACTTCGTCATCGCCGACGATTCGCCGACGTTCGTGATCGCCGAAATCGGCAACAACCACAACGGCCGGATGGATTTGGCCCTGCGGTTGGTGGACGAGGCCGTGGCGGCGGGCGCGAACTGCGCGAAGTTTCAATTGCGATCCATGGACACCCTCTATCGAAAAAACGGGAAAGGCGCCGGGGAGGATTTGGGGGCGGAATACACCCTGGATTTGCTCGCCAAATTCCAGCTGGACGTGGATTCTCTGTTTAAGGTCTTCGATCACTGCAAGAAAAAGGGGATCCTGCCCCTGTGCACCCCTTGGGACCGGGAGAGTCTGAAAGCCCTGGAGCGCTACGGCATGCTCGGCTACAAAGTGGCCTCCGCCGATCTCACGAACCACGATTTGATGGAGGCCCTGGCGGCCACCCGGAAGCCGCTTCTTTGCTCCACCGGGATGTCCTCCGAGTCCGAGATCGTCGACGCGGTTCGCCTGTTGAAATCCCGGGGCGTCCCCTTCGCCCTCCTGCACTGCAATTCGACGTACCCCGCGCCGTTCAAAGACATCAATCTAAATTACCTCGACCGCCTCCATCGGCTGGGCGACTGCCCGGTGGGGTATTCCGGCCACGAGCGTGGGTATTCGGTGGTTCTGGCGGCGGTGGCCAAGGGCGCCCGCGTGGTGGAAAAACATTTCACCCTGGACCGGGACATGGAGGGGAACGACCACCGGGTGAGCCTCCTGCCCGACGAATTCAAGCGCATGGTCGAAGGCCTTCGGGAAATCGAGCAGTCCTTCGGCGGCTCGGAACCCCGCAAAGTGACCCAGGGCGAAATGATGAACCGCGAGGTTCTGGCCAAAAGCCTGGTGATCAACCGCGCCCTCCGGAAAGGCGAATCCATCACCGCGGACATGATCGAGGTTCGCAGCCCGGGCCGCGGTTTGGCGCCGTACCGAAAGACCGAACTGGTGGGCCGGGCGGCCCGGCGGGATTTCACCGCGGGGGATTTTTTCTACCCCACCGACGTCGAGGCCCCGGCGGCGGAGCCCCGCTCCTACCGATTTCGCCGTCCCTTCGGCATTCCGATCCGTTATCACGATTTAAACGAGATGGCCGGTCGTTCCAATTTCGATTTGATGGAATTTCATCTCAGCTACAAGGATTTGGACCTGGATCCGTCCAAATTCCTGTCGACGGAGGGCTACGACCTGAATTTGGTGGTCCACAGCCCCGAGTTGTTCGCCGGGGACCATCTCATGGATCTCTCCTCCGCCAACGCCGACTACCGGCGCCGGTCGGAACAGGAACTTCAGCGGGTGATCGACGTGACCCGCCGCTTGAAACCGTCCTTCAAGAAAGCCCAGCGCCCCCTGATCATCATCAACGCCGGCGGATTCACCCTGGACGCGCCGCTCTCGGTCGCGGCCCGAGCCCCGCTGTACGACCGCATCGCCGAGAGTCTGAGCCGCCTGGACGCCAAGGGCGTCGAGATCATCCCCCAAACCATGCCGCCCTTCCCGTGGCACTTCGGCGGCCAGCGTTACCACAACCTGTTCATGGACGCGGGGGACATCGTCGCTTTCTGCAAAAAGCACGGCGTCCGGGTGTGCCTGGACGTTTCCCATTCCAAACTGGCCTGCACCCACGCCAAGGCGTCGTTTCAGGAATTTTTGGACGCGGTCGGACCCCACACGGCCCACCTGCACATCGTGGACGCCCAGGGGGTCGACGGCGAAGGGCTCCAAATCGGGGAAGGGGAAGTGGATTTCCGGGCCATGGGCGCGGCGTTGGATCGGTCCGCCCCGGGCGTGGGGTTCATTCCGGAAATTTGGCAGGGCCACAAAAACGGCGGCGCCGGGTTTTGGACCGCCTTGGAACGGTTGGAAAATCATTTTTAG
- a CDS encoding acylneuraminate cytidylyltransferase family protein has protein sequence MTRYAAIIPARAGSKGIPGKNLKAIAGKPLIVWSVESALACRRMDAVVVSSDGDDILEAARRGGAEALRRPAALATDAAGTEPTLVHAVQWLESVGRRPDALVLLQPTSPLRRAGTLDKALDLFEKNGADSLLTVCESHAFFWKNPAAPEALYDFRHRPRRQDIPPADRWYRENGSIYVTRTDVLLRENNRLGGRIAMLPVSEEESVEIDSEADFAIVEKLLERERPS, from the coding sequence GTGACCCGTTACGCGGCCATTATTCCGGCCCGGGCCGGTTCCAAGGGGATCCCCGGGAAAAATCTCAAAGCGATCGCCGGCAAGCCCCTGATCGTTTGGAGCGTCGAATCGGCGCTGGCCTGCCGTCGAATGGACGCCGTCGTGGTTTCCTCCGACGGGGACGACATCTTGGAGGCGGCCCGGCGCGGGGGAGCCGAAGCCCTTCGGCGGCCGGCGGCCTTGGCCACGGACGCGGCGGGCACGGAGCCCACCCTGGTTCACGCGGTCCAATGGCTGGAAAGCGTCGGTCGGCGGCCGGACGCTTTGGTCTTGCTTCAGCCGACGTCGCCCCTTCGCCGGGCGGGAACCTTGGACAAAGCCCTCGACCTTTTTGAGAAGAACGGGGCCGATTCCCTGCTGACGGTCTGCGAAAGCCACGCGTTCTTTTGGAAAAACCCGGCGGCGCCCGAGGCCCTTTACGATTTCCGGCACCGGCCCCGCCGGCAGGACATTCCGCCGGCCGATCGTTGGTACCGGGAAAACGGGTCGATCTACGTGACCCGCACCGATGTTCTGCTGCGTGAAAACAATCGGTTGGGCGGGCGGATCGCGATGTTGCCCGTGAGCGAAGAGGAGAGCGTCGAAATCGACTCCGAAGCCGATTTCGCCATCGTCGAAAAACTTTTGGAACGAGAGAGACCGTCGTGA
- a CDS encoding NAD-dependent epimerase/dehydratase family protein, whose translation MGRVLVTGANGFVGGALLEALRSDGVSVRAAVRTADRRPAGAEFVAVGDVGPATDWRAALAGVGAVIHLAGRAHVMAPGDDGAFDRVNAGGTAALARAAAEAGVRRFVFLSTVGVHGLRSPGDRPLTEDSPLSPVGPYAQSKRSAEESLRDIARAAGMEWVVLRPPLVYGPGAPGNFARLLRWARSGLPVPLGSLRARRSFVYVGNLASALVRALNHPGAAGRSFLVSDGEDLSTGELLRGLRAAGLPMRLTPFPVGALRILARWAGRSAEFDKLADPFALDIGSIRRVLAWRPPWTVREGLSRSLGTVSGGGN comes from the coding sequence ATCGGACGGGTGCTGGTGACCGGCGCCAACGGCTTTGTGGGCGGCGCGTTGCTGGAGGCCCTTCGGTCCGACGGCGTATCCGTTCGCGCGGCCGTTCGGACGGCGGATCGTCGCCCCGCGGGGGCGGAATTCGTCGCCGTCGGGGACGTGGGCCCCGCCACCGATTGGCGGGCGGCGTTGGCGGGCGTGGGCGCGGTGATTCACCTGGCGGGTCGGGCCCACGTGATGGCGCCCGGGGACGACGGCGCCTTTGATCGCGTGAACGCGGGGGGGACCGCGGCGCTGGCCCGCGCGGCCGCCGAGGCCGGCGTGCGCCGATTCGTTTTTCTGAGCACCGTCGGCGTTCATGGCCTCCGCTCCCCCGGGGACCGACCGTTGACCGAAGACAGCCCCCTGTCCCCGGTCGGTCCCTACGCCCAATCCAAACGCTCCGCGGAGGAATCTCTTCGCGACATCGCCCGGGCGGCGGGCATGGAATGGGTCGTCCTCCGACCCCCGTTGGTGTACGGGCCCGGGGCCCCCGGCAATTTCGCCCGTCTTCTTCGCTGGGCCCGTTCGGGCCTCCCGGTTCCGTTGGGCTCCTTGAGGGCCCGCCGGTCCTTCGTTTACGTCGGCAATTTGGCTTCGGCGTTGGTTCGAGCGCTGAATCATCCCGGGGCCGCGGGGCGTTCATTTTTGGTGAGCGACGGCGAGGACCTCTCCACCGGGGAACTTTTGCGGGGTCTTCGGGCGGCGGGGTTGCCGATGCGGCTGACGCCGTTCCCGGTGGGGGCGCTTCGGATTCTGGCCCGCTGGGCCGGGCGGTCCGCGGAATTCGACAAATTGGCGGACCCGTTCGCGTTGGACATCGGGTCCATCCGCCGGGTGTTGGCCTGGCGCCCCCCGTGGACGGTCCGGGAGGGGCTTTCCCGGTCCCTGGGGACCGTTTCCGGCGGTGGGAATTGA
- a CDS encoding glycosyltransferase family 4 protein, with protein MGFDLGGTASTTAAVFLAVVLFHILLLRWRKHLPLDHPNDRSLHSTPTPRVGGLALIPGLLLGVGALGRGMSVPLGLAAALCLFSFLDDRFGLPVVLRLVAHLGAAAVFVGIGGFWGDPRRGIALTLLIVWGTNLFNFMDGSDGLAGGMAFFGFAAYGAAAFRADGAAGALAWGVAAGSAGFLLFNFPPARVFLGDAGSIPLGFLAVSLGVEGWAKGRWPAWFPALVFAPFWVDATVTLVRRILRGEPVWRAHRTHYYQRLIQMGWGHRKMALVAYGLMAICGVGGLVLLRATAFAQRASLACGAVGAGVLMADVDRSWRRRAAAGASR; from the coding sequence ATGGGGTTTGACTTAGGCGGAACGGCATCGACCACCGCGGCGGTTTTTCTCGCCGTCGTGTTGTTCCACATTTTGTTGTTGCGATGGCGGAAGCACCTTCCCCTCGACCACCCCAACGACCGCTCCCTTCACTCGACGCCAACCCCGCGTGTCGGCGGCTTGGCGTTGATCCCCGGCCTGCTTCTGGGCGTCGGCGCCCTGGGTCGGGGAATGTCCGTCCCGCTGGGACTCGCCGCGGCCCTTTGCTTGTTCTCTTTTTTGGACGACCGTTTCGGGTTGCCCGTGGTCTTGCGTCTGGTGGCCCATCTTGGGGCGGCGGCGGTTTTCGTCGGGATCGGCGGGTTTTGGGGCGACCCTCGACGGGGCATCGCCTTGACGCTGTTGATCGTTTGGGGGACCAACCTTTTTAATTTCATGGACGGCTCGGATGGGTTGGCGGGAGGGATGGCGTTTTTTGGGTTTGCGGCCTACGGCGCGGCGGCCTTTCGGGCGGACGGCGCGGCCGGGGCCTTGGCGTGGGGGGTCGCCGCGGGATCGGCCGGGTTTCTCCTTTTTAATTTTCCGCCCGCCCGGGTGTTCCTCGGCGACGCGGGATCCATTCCCCTGGGATTCCTCGCGGTGTCGTTGGGCGTGGAGGGCTGGGCGAAGGGGCGGTGGCCGGCCTGGTTCCCGGCGCTGGTGTTCGCTCCCTTCTGGGTGGACGCGACGGTGACGCTGGTTCGTCGGATCTTGCGGGGGGAACCGGTGTGGCGGGCCCACCGAACGCACTATTATCAGCGATTAATTCAAATGGGATGGGGGCATCGAAAAATGGCGTTGGTGGCGTATGGGCTCATGGCGATCTGCGGGGTCGGCGGACTGGTGCTTTTGCGCGCGACCGCCTTTGCCCAGCGGGCCTCCTTGGCCTGCGGGGCCGTGGGCGCGGGGGTCCTGATGGCCGACGTGGATCGAAGTTGGCGCCGCCGGGCCGCCGCCGGGGCTTCCCGATGA